A window from Psychrobium sp. MM17-31 encodes these proteins:
- a CDS encoding flagellar assembly protein FliH has translation MPSEVYKPTDEELELLKRWYAPNVTKEIPKERTNALRMNVADLNKPQPAEVEVEEEANDGTLSAQALEEITQQAQEQGYQEGLAKGKEEGLLQGHQEGYEQGLAQGVEEGIAQGLEQAQPQIEQRVALIDAMINKLQQPLSNQDKAVESSLLELALTLAKKIVHVEVTQSQAPIVQAVSEGVKVIGGDSPVNLTVNPSDLEVIDNLFGQQQANTRLTINSDPGLAIGDCFLETSHSSVSMNLEDRINQVFDDFYAKPAPGYEAVESSHESTASTEADVTLQEDVTAEQNNQDSLAATDDSLQNDGDSTLIDDEHD, from the coding sequence ATGCCAAGTGAAGTGTACAAACCAACGGACGAAGAATTAGAACTGCTTAAGCGCTGGTATGCGCCTAATGTAACCAAAGAAATTCCCAAAGAGCGCACTAATGCGCTGCGAATGAATGTTGCCGATCTCAACAAACCTCAACCAGCAGAAGTTGAAGTGGAAGAAGAGGCTAATGACGGTACCCTCTCAGCTCAAGCGTTGGAGGAAATCACCCAACAAGCGCAAGAACAAGGTTACCAAGAAGGCCTTGCTAAAGGTAAAGAGGAAGGACTGCTTCAAGGCCATCAAGAGGGCTATGAACAAGGACTCGCACAAGGTGTTGAAGAGGGCATTGCCCAAGGTCTTGAACAAGCTCAGCCACAAATTGAGCAACGTGTTGCCTTGATTGATGCGATGATTAATAAATTACAGCAACCACTATCAAATCAAGATAAAGCTGTGGAATCTTCGTTACTAGAGCTTGCATTAACCCTAGCTAAGAAAATTGTCCACGTTGAAGTCACTCAGAGTCAAGCACCAATTGTTCAAGCGGTGAGTGAAGGGGTAAAGGTTATTGGTGGGGATAGCCCAGTTAACTTAACCGTCAATCCTTCTGATTTAGAGGTTATCGATAATCTATTTGGTCAGCAACAAGCTAATACTCGACTGACAATTAATTCAGATCCTGGCCTGGCTATCGGCGATTGTTTTTTAGAAACCAGTCATAGCTCAGTAAGCATGAATCTGGAAGATCGTATTAATCAAGTATTTGATGATTTCTATGCTAAACCAGCGCCGGGTTATGAAGCTGTCGAATCTTCTCATGAAAGCACTGCGTCAACTGAAGCTGATGTCACTCTCCAAGAAGACGTGACTGCCGAGCAAAACAACCAAGATTCATTAGCAGCAACCGACGATTCATTACAGAATGACGGTGATTCAACGCTAATTGACGACGAACATGACTGA
- the fliG gene encoding flagellar motor switch protein FliG, whose protein sequence is MAEELATQEKEEAGFDVSNLTGLQKTALLLLSLKEEDAASILKSLEPKEVQYVGQAMAGFEDFTPAKVQAVLRCFLDDIQELSSIGLNSEDFIRKALIEALGEDKASNIIDQIILGGSAKGLESLKWMDARQVANIIVSEHPQIQTIVLSYLDPEQSAEILSQFPEKIRLDLMMRIANLEEVQPAALQELNDIMEKQFAGQAGAQAAKMGGLKSAANIMNYLDNNVEGQLMDSIRDTDEEMAQKLQDLMFVFENLIDVDDRGIQAILRDVQTEDLMKALKGADEALKEKFLNNMSKRAADMLVDDLEAMGPIRVSEVEVAQKEILAVATRLADSGEIMLGGGGGDEFL, encoded by the coding sequence ATGGCTGAAGAATTAGCAACTCAAGAAAAAGAAGAAGCTGGCTTTGATGTTAGTAATTTAACTGGCTTGCAAAAGACTGCTTTGTTGCTTCTTAGTTTGAAGGAAGAAGATGCGGCGAGTATTTTAAAGTCACTTGAGCCAAAAGAAGTGCAATACGTTGGTCAAGCGATGGCGGGGTTTGAGGATTTTACGCCTGCTAAAGTACAAGCTGTATTACGTTGTTTTCTCGACGATATTCAAGAGCTATCGTCAATTGGCCTTAATTCTGAAGACTTTATCCGTAAAGCGCTTATTGAAGCGCTGGGTGAAGATAAAGCATCGAATATTATCGATCAGATTATTTTGGGTGGTAGTGCCAAAGGTCTTGAATCCCTTAAATGGATGGACGCGCGTCAAGTGGCGAATATTATCGTTAGTGAGCATCCGCAGATCCAAACCATTGTATTGTCATATCTTGATCCTGAGCAGTCGGCTGAAATTCTATCGCAGTTCCCAGAAAAGATTCGTCTTGATTTGATGATGCGTATCGCCAATCTTGAAGAAGTACAACCGGCGGCATTACAAGAACTTAATGACATTATGGAAAAACAATTCGCTGGTCAAGCGGGCGCACAAGCCGCGAAGATGGGCGGTCTCAAGTCTGCTGCTAATATCATGAACTACCTCGATAATAACGTCGAAGGTCAGTTGATGGATTCTATTCGCGATACCGACGAGGAAATGGCGCAGAAACTTCAAGATCTCATGTTTGTATTTGAGAATCTTATTGATGTTGATGACCGTGGTATCCAAGCGATTTTACGTGACGTACAAACTGAAGATCTCATGAAAGCGCTTAAAGGTGCTGACGAAGCCCTCAAAGAGAAATTCCTTAACAACATGTCGAAACGTGCCGCAGACATGCTGGTGGACGACCTTGAAGCCATGGGACCAATTCGCGTGAGTGAAGTTGAAGTGGCGCAAAAAGAAATTTTGGCAGTTGCAACACGTCTTGCTGATTCTGGTGAAATCATGCTTGGCGGCGGCGGCGGTGACGAATTCTTATAA
- the fliF gene encoding flagellar basal-body MS-ring/collar protein FliF — MSQASESTDMMVSDDQHPITTSSTDVPEAKSGPLAGLGDGETMRQVIMVVALTVCLALAVMVVFWAQEPEYRPLGKMTTEEFTQTLDFLDQNKYDYKTENREILVTQDDYQKIKLALVRAGMDAAPANGDDILMQDMGFGVSQRLERERLKHSREKQLASAIAELKNVSRARVLLAIPKENVFSRRDKKASATVVVTLNRGRQLTQEEVDSIVDIVSSAVPSLEPGRVSIADQAGRSLKSGNEDPSAIRSRKEFEQEKKQENAYLSKIDTILIPVVGLGNYTAQVDVTMDFTAVEETQQRYNPDLPAIRSERTSENRNVGNVTSGIAGALSNQPPLESEIPQQVSELEGGQGGSGQPGQFQKEATRNFELDTTISHIRQQVGIVKRVSVSVALDYKTVPGADGGAATQAPRSAEELANITRLLQGSIGFNQARGDILEVVTTQFYQEELEDIPEPPLWEQPWFIKIAKLVIGFLLIAIIIIFLVRPMLNRLIYPDVEEEADAMNEDDLADFDDQFAADTVDMLAASDSDYTYADDGSIKIPDLRKEDDLLRAVRALVANEPDLSIQVVKNWLYQDSDG, encoded by the coding sequence GTGAGTCAAGCGAGTGAATCGACAGATATGATGGTTTCGGACGACCAACATCCTATCACCACTTCTTCAACCGACGTGCCCGAAGCGAAATCTGGTCCTCTTGCAGGATTAGGCGATGGCGAAACAATGCGTCAAGTGATTATGGTTGTAGCGCTAACAGTGTGTTTAGCACTTGCTGTGATGGTGGTATTTTGGGCGCAAGAGCCAGAGTATCGTCCCTTGGGTAAAATGACCACCGAAGAATTTACTCAAACATTAGATTTCCTCGACCAGAATAAGTACGACTACAAAACCGAAAACCGTGAAATTTTAGTTACCCAAGACGATTATCAAAAGATTAAACTTGCACTAGTGCGCGCTGGAATGGACGCAGCACCAGCTAACGGCGATGATATTCTAATGCAGGACATGGGCTTTGGTGTATCACAGCGCCTAGAGAGAGAACGTCTTAAGCACAGTCGTGAAAAACAACTAGCAAGTGCCATTGCCGAGTTAAAAAACGTATCACGTGCTCGCGTGTTATTGGCCATCCCGAAAGAAAACGTATTTTCTCGCCGCGACAAAAAAGCCAGCGCAACAGTCGTTGTTACCTTAAATCGCGGCCGTCAATTAACTCAAGAAGAAGTCGACAGCATTGTCGATATCGTGTCATCTGCAGTACCATCGCTTGAGCCTGGCCGTGTATCTATCGCCGATCAAGCTGGCCGCTCACTAAAATCTGGTAATGAAGATCCATCAGCTATCCGCAGCCGCAAAGAATTTGAACAAGAAAAGAAGCAAGAGAACGCTTACCTTTCAAAAATTGACACTATTTTGATCCCGGTTGTTGGTTTGGGCAATTACACTGCCCAAGTCGACGTCACTATGGACTTTACGGCAGTAGAAGAAACGCAGCAACGCTATAACCCTGACTTACCAGCGATTCGCAGTGAACGAACTTCAGAAAACCGCAATGTCGGTAATGTCACTAGCGGTATTGCTGGTGCTTTGAGTAACCAACCGCCGCTCGAATCTGAAATTCCGCAACAAGTCAGTGAATTAGAAGGCGGTCAAGGTGGTTCTGGTCAGCCGGGACAATTCCAAAAAGAAGCAACCCGCAATTTCGAGTTAGATACCACTATTAGCCATATTCGTCAGCAGGTTGGCATCGTTAAGCGCGTTAGTGTTTCGGTCGCCCTTGACTATAAGACTGTACCAGGTGCAGATGGCGGTGCAGCGACGCAAGCGCCACGCAGCGCTGAGGAGCTCGCTAATATCACACGACTATTGCAAGGTAGTATTGGTTTTAATCAGGCTCGTGGTGATATTTTAGAAGTGGTGACGACTCAATTCTATCAAGAAGAGCTCGAAGATATCCCAGAGCCGCCGCTGTGGGAACAACCGTGGTTTATTAAAATTGCTAAGCTAGTGATTGGCTTCTTACTCATTGCAATCATCATTATTTTCCTAGTGCGCCCAATGCTCAATCGCCTCATCTACCCTGATGTGGAAGAAGAAGCTGATGCCATGAACGAAGATGACTTAGCTGACTTTGATGACCAATTCGCGGCGGATACCGTTGACATGTTAGCGGCATCTGACAGTGATTACACCTATGCAGATGATGGTTCGATTAAGATCCCTGATCTGCGTAAAGAAGACGATTTATTACGCGCCGTACGTGCGCTAGTTGCAAATGAACCAGATCTTTCTATCCAAGTAGTGAAGAACTGGTTGTATCAAGATAGTGACGGATAA
- the fliE gene encoding flagellar hook-basal body complex protein FliE — MQINTNSNAMLANMQNMISKAQMQTPGINNPTMGNIENRQVTQTNGSDFANMLKSAVDNVNALQKHSKALQTAVEMGDRSVSISDAMIASQKSSVAFQATVEVRNKFVEAYKEIMSMPV, encoded by the coding sequence ATGCAAATCAACACTAACTCAAATGCCATGCTAGCAAATATGCAGAACATGATTTCAAAGGCGCAGATGCAAACACCGGGTATTAACAACCCAACAATGGGCAATATCGAAAATCGCCAAGTGACGCAAACCAACGGCAGTGATTTCGCTAATATGTTAAAGAGTGCTGTTGATAACGTAAATGCCTTACAAAAACACTCAAAAGCCCTGCAAACAGCCGTTGAAATGGGTGACCGTAGTGTCAGTATTTCAGATGCAATGATCGCCTCACAAAAATCTAGCGTTGCCTTTCAAGCAACAGTAGAAGTGCGCAATAAGTTCGTAGAAGCTTATAAAGAAATCATGAGTATGCCTGTATAG